The Pseudomonas sp. SCA2728.1_7 DNA segment TTGCCGAACGCGGCCCCGATGATGATACCGACGGCCATGTCGACCACATTGCCTTTGACCGCGAAGGCCTTGAACTCACTTAGCACGCCCATAGTTATTTCCTTGTTACAGATGAGTTTGGTGTACGCAGTGTAAATCAGCAAAACGCGTCCTGCGCGAAACACCTTCTTACAATGCCCGTTTTTATCGACACATCAATCGACGATTAGTTTGCAAAGTGCCATCAATCGCGCGCGAAATATCCGGTAAATCGCTGATCGGAAAGCCAATTTTCTCAATCATGGCGTTACGTTCTTTCTATTTATGTTCGACGTCGCAGGCCTCTAGCCTTGGGTTGGCGCATCTGGATGCGCCCCAAAACAACCAGAGGATCCTGATATGAATTCCGCACTTGGACTGGGGGCTTTTCCCCGTCGCCGCACCCTCGGTGTACTCACCGCCAGTCTGTTGACCTTTTCCGTCAACGCCGCTCCGCTGACCCGCGATAACGGCGCCGCCGTCGGCGACAATCAGAACTCGCAGACCGCCGGCGCCAACGGCCCGGTGCTGCTACAGGATGTGCAACTGATCCAGAAGCTGCAACGCTTCGATCGTGAGCGCATTCCCGAGCGCGTGGTTCACGCACGCGGCACCGGTGCCCATGGCACCTTCACCGTGACCAACGACCTCAGCGACCTGAGCAAGGCCAAGGTGTTTGCCGCCGGCCAGAGCACCCCTGTATTTGTGCGCTTCTCTGCCGTGGTGCACGGTAATCACTCGCCGGAAACACTGCGCGACCCACGGGGTTTCGCCACCAAGTTCTACACGGCCGACGGCAACTGGGATCTGGTCGGCAACAATTTCCCGACCTTTTTCATTCGCGACGCAATCAAGTTTCCCGACATGGTGCACGCGTTTAAACCGGACCCACGGACTAACCTCGATGACGACTCGCGTCGATTCGACTTCTTCTCCCATGTACCGGAAGCTACTCGTACGCTGACCGAGTTGTATTCGAACTCGGGCACTCCCGCCAGTTATCGAGAAATGGACGGCAACGGCGTACATGCGTACAAGTTGATCAACGCCAAAGGCGAAGTTAACTATGTAAAGTTTCACTGGAAGAGCTTGCAGGGAATTAATAACCTGACGCCAAAACAAGTCGCCAACGTTCAGGGTCAAGACTACAGTCACATGACCAATGATCTGGTGAGTAATATCAATAAAGGCAATTTCCCGAAATGGGACTTGTACATTCAAGTGCTGAAACCACAAGACTTGTCCAAGTTTGATTTTGATCCATTAGACGCCACCAAGATCTGGCCAGGTATTCCTGAACGAAAAGTTGGACAAATGGTATTGAACCGTAATCCGGCGAATGTCTTCCAGGAAACCGAACAAGTGGCCATGGCGCCAGCGAATATTGTTCCGGGCATCGAGCCTTCCGAAGACCGTTTGTTGCAAGGTCGAGTGTTCTCTTATGCCGATACGCAGATGTACCGCCTGGGTGCCAATGCGCTGCAATTGCCGATCAATGCGCCGAAAGTTGCCGTGAACAATGGCAATCAGGACGGTGCGATGAACTTCGGTGCCAGCAATAGCGGCGTGAACTATCAGCCGAGCCGACTGCAACCGCGTGAGGAGACCCAGAGTGCACGTTACAGCCAGTCGGCGCTGTCGGGCAGCACTCAGCAGGCGAAAATCCAGCGTGAGCAGAACTTCAAGCAGGCCGGCGATCTGTATCGCTCGTTCAGCAAGCAAGAACGCCGGGATCTGATCGACAGCTTCGGCGGCTCGCTGGCGACCACCGATGACGAGAGCAAGCACATCATCCTGTCCTTCCTTTATAAG contains these protein-coding regions:
- the katB gene encoding catalase KatB codes for the protein MNSALGLGAFPRRRTLGVLTASLLTFSVNAAPLTRDNGAAVGDNQNSQTAGANGPVLLQDVQLIQKLQRFDRERIPERVVHARGTGAHGTFTVTNDLSDLSKAKVFAAGQSTPVFVRFSAVVHGNHSPETLRDPRGFATKFYTADGNWDLVGNNFPTFFIRDAIKFPDMVHAFKPDPRTNLDDDSRRFDFFSHVPEATRTLTELYSNSGTPASYREMDGNGVHAYKLINAKGEVNYVKFHWKSLQGINNLTPKQVANVQGQDYSHMTNDLVSNINKGNFPKWDLYIQVLKPQDLSKFDFDPLDATKIWPGIPERKVGQMVLNRNPANVFQETEQVAMAPANIVPGIEPSEDRLLQGRVFSYADTQMYRLGANALQLPINAPKVAVNNGNQDGAMNFGASNSGVNYQPSRLQPREETQSARYSQSALSGSTQQAKIQREQNFKQAGDLYRSFSKQERRDLIDSFGGSLATTDDESKHIILSFLYKADPEYGTGVTKVAKGDLSRVKALAAKLAD